From the Natronococcus sp. AD-5 genome, one window contains:
- a CDS encoding SDR family oxidoreductase has protein sequence MSDTVLITGCSSGIGRATARAFLDDGWHVYATARNRDDLAELETTGATTAALDVTSDADVERVVDRIISERGRIDCLVNNAGFSQAGPVEDVPIEKVREQYDVNVFGPHRLLRAVVPHMRERGAGTIVNVTSITDRFPIAGMGVYSASKAALAAVSQTLRQEVREYGIDVVVVEPTVVATDHYDRTRDELIDVDHGTAYTDLYELHEQLHTIKSGGPGITTSEAVAETILEAANSESPKRRYSVGSTGKIGAVVAAVLPESWRTPVMSAGIRVATSRPAKRFLQWWFARHHRADRPEPSER, from the coding sequence ATGAGCGACACCGTCCTCATCACCGGCTGTTCGTCGGGTATCGGCCGCGCGACCGCCCGCGCGTTCCTCGACGACGGCTGGCACGTCTACGCGACCGCGCGGAATCGGGACGACCTGGCCGAACTCGAGACGACCGGCGCGACGACGGCAGCGCTCGACGTGACCTCGGACGCGGACGTCGAACGGGTGGTCGACCGTATCATCTCGGAGCGCGGCCGCATCGACTGTCTCGTCAACAACGCCGGCTTCAGTCAGGCCGGACCCGTCGAGGACGTGCCGATCGAGAAGGTGCGAGAGCAGTACGACGTCAACGTCTTCGGTCCCCACCGGCTGCTGCGCGCCGTCGTCCCCCACATGCGCGAGCGGGGCGCCGGGACGATCGTCAACGTCACGAGCATCACCGACCGGTTCCCGATCGCTGGAATGGGAGTCTACAGCGCATCGAAGGCGGCGCTCGCCGCGGTCAGCCAGACTCTCCGCCAGGAGGTTCGCGAGTACGGTATCGACGTCGTCGTCGTCGAGCCGACGGTCGTGGCGACGGATCACTACGACCGCACGCGCGACGAACTCATCGACGTCGATCACGGCACGGCGTACACCGACCTCTACGAACTGCACGAGCAACTCCACACGATCAAAAGCGGCGGTCCCGGGATCACGACGTCCGAAGCGGTCGCCGAGACGATACTCGAGGCTGCGAACAGTGAGTCGCCGAAGCGACGGTACAGCGTCGGCTCCACCGGAAAGATCGGCGCGGTCGTCGCGGCCGTACTCCCCGAGTCGTGGCGGACGCCGGTGATGTCCGCCGGGATCCGCGTCGCTACCTCGCGCCCGGCGAAGCGGTTCCTCCAGTGGTGGTTCGCTCGACATCACCGGGCGGACCGCCCCGAGCCCAGCGAACGGTAG
- a CDS encoding gas vesicle protein GvpH — translation MIEGNVSGVPPPSAEPIERADVDDGKAARRRETSDSKRKRKKRTRERPSEECLVDTHLIDDEFIVTADIPGARKGDVAAGLNPRTDELVISKNGAIVGRVTLP, via the coding sequence TTGATCGAAGGAAACGTGAGCGGCGTTCCACCCCCGTCAGCGGAACCGATCGAGCGGGCAGACGTCGACGATGGTAAAGCGGCCCGGCGACGCGAAACGTCCGACTCGAAACGTAAACGGAAGAAACGAACGCGCGAACGGCCGTCCGAGGAGTGTCTGGTCGATACCCACCTCATCGACGACGAGTTCATCGTTACTGCCGATATTCCCGGCGCGAGAAAGGGCGACGTCGCCGCCGGTCTCAATCCGAGGACGGACGAACTCGTGATCAGCAAGAACGGGGCGATCGTCGGGCGCGTTACCCTCCCCTAG
- a CDS encoding PQQ-dependent sugar dehydrogenase — MKRRTILSVSGGIFSAAVAGCTGVLDAAGQTDGFEVEEVAQDLSHPWGMAFLPDDTRLLVAERDGRLSLHDPDDGTVEELEGTPSVYADGQGGLLDVALHPDFPDEPWLYLTYSTANDDGESTTALGRSRLDGEAARLEDAEELYVAEPFVDSDDHYGSRVVFGDDGRVYVTVGDRAFKNFGPDHVSQDPTNDLGTTLRLEPDGSIPDDNPFVDESGAKDAVFSYGHRNSQGMTVHPETGDLWQSEHGEEDGDEINIVEEGGNYGWPVASYGCEYGTDDPVGDDPRRREDLVDPVFYWECNSGGFPPTGMTFYDGDAFPDWEGDLFVGNLAGAYLGRFTVDGTDVEETDSLLEDRGWRIRDVEVDPETGALYVAVDGENAPLVRLVPD, encoded by the coding sequence GTGAAGCGACGCACGATCCTCTCGGTTTCCGGAGGCATCTTCTCGGCGGCCGTCGCCGGCTGTACCGGCGTCCTCGATGCTGCCGGGCAGACCGACGGCTTCGAGGTCGAAGAGGTGGCCCAGGACCTCAGTCATCCCTGGGGGATGGCGTTCCTTCCGGACGATACCCGGCTGCTCGTCGCCGAGCGCGACGGACGGCTGTCTCTCCACGATCCGGACGACGGCACCGTCGAGGAACTCGAGGGGACGCCGAGCGTGTACGCGGACGGCCAGGGTGGCCTGCTCGACGTCGCGCTCCACCCCGACTTCCCGGACGAGCCGTGGCTCTACCTGACGTATTCGACGGCGAACGACGACGGCGAGTCGACCACGGCGCTCGGCCGGAGCCGACTCGACGGCGAGGCAGCGCGGCTCGAGGACGCCGAGGAGCTCTACGTAGCCGAACCGTTCGTCGATTCGGACGACCACTACGGCTCCCGGGTCGTCTTCGGTGACGACGGCAGGGTCTACGTAACCGTCGGCGACCGAGCGTTCAAAAATTTCGGCCCCGACCACGTCTCGCAGGATCCGACCAACGACCTCGGAACGACGTTGCGACTAGAACCGGACGGCTCGATCCCCGATGATAATCCGTTCGTCGACGAGAGCGGTGCGAAGGACGCCGTCTTCAGCTACGGGCACCGGAACTCCCAGGGGATGACGGTCCATCCCGAAACGGGTGACCTCTGGCAGTCCGAGCACGGCGAGGAGGACGGGGACGAGATTAATATCGTCGAAGAAGGTGGCAACTACGGCTGGCCCGTCGCGAGCTACGGCTGCGAGTACGGGACCGACGACCCGGTCGGCGACGATCCGCGCAGACGCGAAGACCTCGTCGATCCGGTCTTCTACTGGGAGTGCAACTCCGGCGGCTTTCCACCCACCGGAATGACCTTCTACGACGGCGACGCCTTTCCCGACTGGGAGGGCGACCTGTTCGTCGGGAACCTGGCCGGAGCGTACCTCGGCCGGTTTACCGTCGACGGGACCGACGTCGAGGAAACCGACTCGCTACTCGAGGATCGCGGATGGCGGATTCGCGACGTCGAGGTCGATCCCGAGACCGGTGCGCTGTACGTCGCAGTGGACGGTGAAAACGCCCCTCTCGTCCGACTGGTACCCGACTAG
- a CDS encoding DUF6653 family protein, translating to MFTRAGAGDRLVDRYFWSGHANPWSVWAFVAAYLTLVLAIYRRNRTLLTEVLPLVAINPLVAPEPADDSAWATRVVFGERIWLEQGTLRSTNTLFTAASAPVFLFMLKSAVERRSLRTGVGTVASIVLMLAFFRRMARLYETQTDR from the coding sequence ATGTTCACTCGAGCGGGCGCCGGCGACCGTCTCGTCGATCGGTATTTCTGGTCCGGACACGCCAATCCGTGGAGCGTCTGGGCGTTCGTCGCTGCGTATCTGACGCTCGTTCTGGCGATTTACCGGCGGAACCGGACGCTCCTGACCGAGGTCCTCCCGCTCGTCGCGATCAATCCGCTGGTGGCTCCCGAACCAGCGGACGATAGCGCGTGGGCGACTCGCGTCGTGTTCGGCGAACGAATCTGGCTCGAACAGGGAACGCTACGATCGACGAATACGCTGTTCACCGCCGCAAGCGCACCGGTCTTCCTCTTCATGCTCAAATCGGCCGTCGAACGGCGGTCCCTGCGAACGGGCGTCGGGACCGTGGCTTCGATCGTCCTCATGCTTGCGTTCTTCCGTCGAATGGCTCGACTATACGAGACGCAAACGGATCGGTAA
- a CDS encoding helix-turn-helix domain-containing protein, with the protein MAQATIAVTLPEDVWVQQVSTAHPEATFQVVAAVPGTDSGFALVRIIGPDISTILEDMDDHSQIVELSLVQSSDDEATVHFETTMPLLLFSSRNPGMPIELPVAVRNGEATIEATGSRERLSQFAGQLSQYGLQYRIETLQERLRDTQLLSERQRELVVAAVEEGYYDTPRRCSLTELADHLDIAKSTCSETLHRAEEVIVKQFVDDLATAETEPLLEN; encoded by the coding sequence ATGGCGCAGGCAACGATCGCGGTCACGCTTCCCGAGGACGTCTGGGTCCAGCAGGTCTCTACCGCCCACCCGGAGGCGACGTTCCAGGTCGTCGCCGCCGTTCCCGGCACCGATTCCGGGTTCGCACTGGTGCGCATCATCGGCCCCGATATTTCGACCATCCTCGAGGACATGGACGATCACTCGCAGATCGTCGAACTGTCGCTCGTCCAGTCGAGCGACGACGAGGCGACGGTCCACTTCGAAACGACGATGCCGCTCCTGCTCTTTTCCTCGCGAAACCCGGGGATGCCGATCGAACTCCCGGTCGCCGTTCGAAACGGGGAGGCGACGATCGAGGCGACGGGCTCCCGAGAGCGCCTCTCGCAGTTCGCCGGGCAGCTCTCGCAGTACGGCCTCCAGTACCGCATCGAGACCCTGCAAGAACGGCTCCGCGACACGCAACTCCTCTCCGAGCGCCAGCGGGAACTCGTCGTCGCCGCCGTCGAAGAGGGGTACTACGACACGCCGCGGCGGTGTTCGCTGACCGAACTCGCGGACCACCTCGACATCGCGAAGTCGACGTGCAGCGAGACGCTTCACCGCGCCGAAGAGGTGATCGTCAAGCAATTCGTCGACGACCTAGCCACCGCCGAGACGGAACCGCTGCTGGAGAACTGA
- a CDS encoding alpha-ketoacid dehydrogenase subunit beta: protein MSERLRMIEAVRETLRGELERDDDVVVYGEDVGRAGGVFRATEGLLDDYPDRVFDAPVAEAGIVGVGVGLAATGMRPVPEIQFQSFLYQGFHQLAQHVARIRSRTRGTISCPMTVRTPYGGGIHALELHSESFEAGFAHVPGLQVVFPSSPAETKGLLTSAIRSPDPVVFMEPTRLYRSFREEVPDDHEIPLGEARVVDPGDDVTVIAWGSMLRETLEAVEDVDASVEVIDPRTLYPLDAETIVDSAKKTGRCVVVHEAPRTGGMAGEITARINEEAFLYLEAPVERVTGYDVPVPLFAREDAYLPDADRIEAGIRNALEFG from the coding sequence ATGAGTGAACGGCTCCGAATGATCGAGGCCGTCCGGGAGACGCTGCGCGGCGAACTCGAGCGCGACGACGACGTTGTCGTTTACGGCGAGGACGTCGGCCGCGCGGGCGGGGTGTTCCGGGCGACGGAAGGCCTGCTCGACGACTACCCCGACCGGGTGTTCGACGCGCCGGTCGCGGAAGCGGGGATCGTCGGGGTCGGCGTCGGACTCGCGGCCACCGGCATGCGGCCCGTTCCAGAGATCCAGTTCCAGAGCTTCCTCTACCAGGGGTTCCACCAGCTCGCCCAGCACGTCGCGCGCATCCGGAGCCGCACTCGAGGGACGATCAGCTGTCCCATGACGGTCCGAACGCCGTACGGCGGCGGCATCCACGCCCTGGAGCTTCACTCCGAGAGCTTCGAGGCGGGATTCGCGCACGTCCCCGGCCTGCAGGTCGTCTTCCCCTCTTCGCCGGCCGAAACGAAGGGGCTTCTCACGTCGGCGATCCGCAGCCCCGACCCGGTCGTCTTTATGGAACCGACGCGGCTGTACCGCTCGTTCCGCGAGGAGGTGCCCGACGACCACGAGATCCCGCTCGGCGAGGCTCGCGTGGTCGACCCCGGCGACGACGTCACGGTGATCGCCTGGGGATCGATGCTCCGCGAGACGCTCGAGGCCGTCGAGGACGTCGACGCGAGCGTCGAGGTGATCGACCCGCGGACGCTCTATCCGCTGGACGCGGAGACGATCGTCGACTCGGCGAAGAAGACCGGTCGGTGCGTCGTCGTCCACGAGGCGCCGCGGACCGGCGGCATGGCCGGCGAGATCACCGCGCGCATCAACGAAGAGGCGTTCCTCTACCTCGAGGCCCCCGTCGAACGGGTGACCGGTTACGACGTCCCCGTGCCGCTGTTCGCCCGCGAGGACGCGTACCTGCCCGATGCAGATCGTATCGAGGCGGGGATTCGTAACGCCCTCGAGTTCGGTTGA
- a CDS encoding YciE/YciF ferroxidase family protein, with the protein MSAHQTEIRDFEDLFVYGLEAVYDMELKLVDALDEMSETATNDNLSKGFAVHRTETETQVQSVEAAFEALGREPTRRDNRIVDGLLAEREQFDASVTGDTLLNTYYLNAAMKTERLEISSYEELLMTAEKANLGADVTEPLRGNLEQESKTLRKLQALAGGADRRTLWSRLTGT; encoded by the coding sequence GTGAGCGCACATCAGACCGAAATCCGAGACTTCGAAGACCTGTTCGTGTACGGCCTCGAGGCCGTCTACGACATGGAGTTGAAGCTGGTCGACGCCCTAGACGAGATGTCGGAAACGGCCACGAACGACAACCTCAGCAAGGGCTTCGCCGTTCACCGAACCGAGACGGAAACGCAAGTCCAGAGCGTCGAAGCGGCCTTCGAAGCGCTCGGCCGGGAGCCGACAAGACGGGACAACCGAATCGTCGACGGCCTGTTGGCGGAGCGAGAGCAGTTCGACGCCAGCGTGACGGGCGACACCCTCCTGAACACCTACTACCTTAACGCGGCGATGAAGACGGAGCGACTCGAAATTTCGAGCTACGAGGAACTGCTCATGACGGCCGAGAAGGCGAACCTCGGAGCGGACGTAACCGAGCCGCTACGGGGGAACCTCGAGCAAGAATCGAAGACGCTCCGGAAGCTTCAGGCGCTCGCCGGGGGCGCGGACCGCAGAACGCTCTGGAGCAGACTAACAGGGACGTGA
- the pdhA gene encoding pyruvate dehydrogenase (acetyl-transferring) E1 component subunit alpha encodes MPTEDIAQFTIRSVQVLSEDETVDEELVPSLTDEELLELYEQMKRSRRLDERAIALQRRGELGTYAPAIGQEAAQIGSAFAMAEDDWIVPSFREQPALLVRETSPHKVLQYAMGMEEGAEIPGGEGALPPAIPVGTQPLHAVGVGWGEALQGRSNVALTYFGDGATSEGDVYEALNFAGVYDAQTVFVCQNNRYAISTRLEKQTDAETLAQKAVAAGIEGIRVDGNDVLAVYRVARDAIEKARDGDPVMIEALTYRRSMHTTSDDPSVYREPEEETEWEARDPIVRFQVYLEDRGILDEETKAAIDDRVETEIAEAIDRAQEDREELDPADMFRHVYAEMPPELERQFEAFGGDGDE; translated from the coding sequence ATGCCCACAGAGGATATCGCTCAGTTCACCATCAGATCGGTACAGGTGCTCTCGGAGGACGAAACGGTCGACGAAGAGCTGGTTCCCTCGCTGACCGACGAGGAGTTACTGGAGCTGTACGAGCAGATGAAGCGGTCGCGCCGACTCGACGAGCGCGCCATCGCGCTGCAGCGTCGCGGCGAACTCGGGACGTACGCACCGGCGATCGGACAGGAGGCGGCACAGATCGGGAGCGCGTTCGCCATGGCCGAGGACGACTGGATCGTCCCGTCGTTCCGCGAGCAGCCCGCGCTCCTGGTCCGCGAGACGTCGCCTCACAAGGTTCTCCAGTACGCGATGGGGATGGAGGAGGGTGCCGAGATCCCGGGCGGCGAGGGGGCGCTGCCGCCGGCGATCCCCGTCGGAACGCAGCCGTTGCACGCCGTCGGGGTCGGATGGGGGGAAGCGCTACAGGGCCGATCAAACGTCGCGCTCACTTACTTCGGCGACGGCGCGACCAGCGAGGGGGACGTCTACGAGGCGCTCAACTTCGCCGGCGTCTACGACGCCCAGACGGTGTTCGTCTGTCAGAACAACCGGTACGCCATCTCCACGCGACTCGAGAAGCAGACCGACGCGGAGACCCTCGCCCAGAAAGCCGTCGCGGCGGGCATCGAGGGGATCCGGGTCGACGGGAACGACGTCCTGGCCGTCTACCGCGTCGCGCGAGACGCCATCGAGAAAGCCAGGGACGGGGATCCGGTCATGATCGAAGCGCTCACCTACCGGCGCTCGATGCACACGACCTCTGACGATCCCTCCGTCTACCGCGAGCCCGAGGAGGAAACGGAGTGGGAGGCTCGCGATCCGATCGTCCGCTTCCAGGTGTACCTCGAGGATCGGGGGATCCTCGACGAGGAGACGAAGGCGGCGATCGACGACAGGGTCGAGACCGAGATCGCCGAGGCGATCGATCGGGCGCAGGAGGATCGCGAGGAGCTCGATCCGGCGGACATGTTCCGACACGTGTACGCCGAGATGCCGCCCGAACTCGAGCGCCAGTTCGAGGCCTTCGGAGGTGATGGAGATGAGTGA